The following are encoded together in the Variovorax sp. PBS-H4 genome:
- a CDS encoding cyanophycin metabolism-associated ABC transporter: MQHHDPVGTPRGEEEGASEGLKSRLRAAENVLATVPVDLDGELRFASGLLALTDRRLLARDAQGVWAEWPLAHQGLDLLLADHAGVGTLDLLDGQSRLARWRYTLAHQGSALRLQKLLGQQAAGVAPATEAEVEDAPLAEPELQTPPSTWVLLRLGRFARPYRKQLIAGFLLTLASTAATLVPPYLTIPLMDDILIPFQNGQQIAVEKVALFLSLLLLAALTGWALGWARTYLLALVSERIGADLRTTTYEHLLTLPLDYFGGKRTGDLMARIGSETDRINVFLSLHALDFLTDVLMIAMTAVILVSINPLLAVVTLVPLPFIAWMIHVVRDRLRTGFEKIDRVWSEVTNVLADTIPGIRVVKAFAQEKREADRFRAANLYNLQVNDKLNKTWSLFTPSVSLLTEIGLLVVWGFGIWQVARGRITVGVLTAFIAYIGRFYTRLDSMSRIVSVTQKAAAGAKRIFDILDHVSNVPEPAEPVKIERVQGRIQMRGVGFRYGSRAVIRDLDLVIEPGEMIGLVGHSGSGKSTLVNLICRFYDVTDGAILVDGTDIRRFAVADYRRHVGLVLQEPFLFFGTIAQNIAYGKPEATRDEIVAAARAAHAHDFILRLPHGYDSLVGERGQGLSGGERQRISIARALLIDPRVLILDEATSAVDTETEKEIQKALDNLVQGRTTIAIAHRLSTLRKADRLVVMDRGEIVEVGPHDELMEKEGAYWRLYQAQLRQADDESPGSADERAGATLAFAGHAAHPAGDA, from the coding sequence ATGCAACATCACGATCCAGTCGGCACCCCGAGGGGCGAAGAGGAGGGGGCTTCAGAAGGTCTGAAAAGCCGGCTCAGAGCTGCGGAAAACGTGCTGGCGACGGTCCCGGTTGACCTCGATGGCGAACTTCGGTTTGCTTCCGGCCTGCTCGCCCTGACCGATCGGCGCCTGCTTGCCCGCGATGCGCAGGGGGTCTGGGCCGAATGGCCGCTGGCGCACCAGGGGCTCGATTTGCTGCTGGCCGACCATGCCGGCGTCGGCACCCTGGACCTCCTGGACGGGCAGAGCCGGCTGGCGCGGTGGCGTTACACCTTGGCACACCAGGGGTCTGCACTTCGCTTGCAGAAGCTCCTCGGCCAGCAGGCTGCCGGTGTCGCGCCGGCGACAGAGGCCGAGGTCGAAGACGCGCCGCTGGCCGAGCCCGAGCTGCAGACACCGCCTTCCACCTGGGTGCTGCTGCGCCTGGGCCGTTTCGCCCGGCCCTACCGCAAGCAGCTGATCGCCGGTTTCCTGCTGACCCTGGCTTCGACGGCGGCCACGCTGGTGCCGCCGTACCTGACGATCCCGCTGATGGACGACATCCTGATCCCGTTCCAGAACGGACAGCAGATCGCCGTCGAGAAGGTCGCGCTGTTCCTGAGCCTCCTGTTGCTCGCCGCGCTCACGGGCTGGGCACTGGGTTGGGCCCGGACCTACCTGCTCGCGCTGGTCTCGGAGCGGATCGGCGCCGACCTGCGCACCACCACCTACGAACACCTGCTGACCTTGCCGCTCGATTACTTTGGCGGCAAGCGCACTGGCGACCTGATGGCGCGCATCGGCTCGGAAACCGACCGCATCAACGTCTTCCTGTCGCTGCATGCGCTCGATTTCCTGACCGACGTGCTGATGATCGCGATGACCGCCGTCATTCTCGTCTCCATCAACCCGCTGCTGGCGGTCGTCACGCTGGTGCCGCTGCCCTTCATCGCGTGGATGATCCACGTAGTGCGCGACCGGCTTCGCACCGGCTTCGAGAAGATCGACCGCGTCTGGAGCGAGGTGACCAACGTGCTGGCCGACACCATCCCTGGCATCCGCGTGGTCAAGGCCTTCGCGCAGGAGAAGCGCGAGGCCGACCGCTTCCGTGCTGCCAACCTCTACAACCTGCAGGTCAACGACAAGCTCAACAAGACCTGGTCGCTGTTCACCCCCAGCGTGTCGCTGCTGACCGAGATCGGCCTGTTGGTGGTGTGGGGCTTCGGGATCTGGCAGGTTGCGCGGGGCCGCATCACGGTGGGTGTGCTGACCGCCTTCATCGCCTACATCGGGCGCTTCTACACGCGGCTCGATTCGATGAGCCGCATCGTCTCGGTCACGCAGAAGGCGGCCGCCGGCGCCAAGCGTATCTTCGACATCCTCGACCATGTGAGCAACGTGCCCGAACCGGCCGAGCCGGTGAAGATCGAGCGCGTGCAGGGGCGCATCCAGATGCGCGGCGTGGGTTTTCGCTACGGCAGCCGTGCGGTGATCCGCGACCTTGACCTCGTGATCGAGCCGGGCGAGATGATCGGCCTGGTGGGCCACAGCGGCTCCGGCAAGAGCACGCTGGTGAACCTGATCTGCCGTTTCTACGACGTGACGGACGGCGCCATCCTGGTCGACGGTACCGACATCCGGCGCTTCGCGGTGGCCGACTACCGGCGCCATGTCGGGCTGGTGCTGCAGGAGCCCTTTCTGTTCTTCGGCACCATTGCCCAGAACATCGCCTACGGCAAGCCCGAGGCGACGCGCGACGAGATCGTGGCCGCCGCGCGCGCTGCGCATGCGCACGACTTCATCCTGCGCCTCCCCCATGGCTACGACTCGCTGGTGGGCGAGCGCGGGCAGGGACTGTCGGGCGGGGAGCGCCAGCGCATCAGCATCGCGCGGGCGCTGCTGATCGATCCGCGCGTCCTGATCCTCGACGAGGCCACATCGGCGGTAGACACCGAGACCGAAAAAGAGATCCAGAAGGCCCTGGACAACCTGGTGCAGGGCCGCACCACCATTGCGATTGCGCACCGGCTCTCGACCCTGCGCAAGGCCGACCGGCTGGTCGTCATGGACCGCGGCGAGATCGTGGAGGTCGGGCCGCATGATGAGCTGATGGAAAAGGAGGGCGCCTATTGGCGGCTCTACCAGGCGCAGTTGCGACAGGCCGACGACGAGAGCCCCGGTTCCGCGGACGAACGGGCCGGCGCCACGCTGGCATTCGCAGGGCACGCGGCGCATCCGGCGGGAGACGCATGA
- the cphA gene encoding cyanophycin synthetase, which translates to MDVKRIRALRGPNLWSRHTCIEAVVTCTGDENAVGRLAGFESRLRALFPTIGELHPIVLGQPLALAHVLENAAVALQCQAGCAVNFGHTARTVDNGIYQVAFQYSEEAVGRRALELAEQLIAAAQAGAAFDAHAAITELRDLDESERLGPSTGSIVDAAVARGIPYRRLTSGSLVQFGWGSKQRRIQAAEVDSTSGVAESIAQDKELTKQLLNAAGVPVPLGRPVASVDDGWAAAQEVGLPVVVKPQDGNQGKGVTVNIGTREQLAAAYDSAAAYGEVMVEKFLPGFDFRLLVVGDRLVAAARRDPPQVIGDARHTIRELVDLVNQDPRRGEGHATSLTKIRLDDIAIGRLEAQGLTPESVPALGQRVVLRNNANLSTGGTATDVTDTVHPEVAARAVDAAQMVGLHICGVDMVCENVLRPLEEQHGGVVEVNAAPGLRMHISPSFGRGRAVGEAVMDTLFAPGDDGRIPVVAVTGTNGKTTTARLINHLLAGSGLRTGMTNTDGVYVDGRQTDSGDCSGPKSARNVLLHPDVDAAVFEVARGGVLREGLGFDRCQVAVVTNIGSGDHLGLNYITTVEDLAVLKRVVVRNVAPHGYGVLNAADPNVAAMAASCPGHVIFFARDRQHPVMATHRAQGKRTVYVDQDTLVAAEGSWRERIPLRDVQITRNGSIGFQVDNVMAAVAAAWAIGLDWDSIRRGLASFKNDAAGVPGRFNVMDYRGATVIADYGHNTDAMRALVAAVDTMPANKRSVVISGAGDRRDCDIRDQTAILGQAFDEVILYQDAAQRGRADGEVMALLRQGLEGATRTRAIDEIRGEFIAIDTALERLQPGDLSLILVDQVEEALAHLAKRIGEA; encoded by the coding sequence ATGGACGTCAAACGCATTCGCGCGCTGCGCGGGCCCAATCTCTGGAGCCGCCACACCTGCATCGAGGCCGTCGTCACCTGCACCGGCGACGAGAACGCGGTCGGACGGCTGGCCGGGTTCGAGAGCCGGCTGCGGGCCCTCTTCCCCACCATCGGCGAGCTGCACCCCATCGTGCTCGGGCAGCCGCTGGCGCTGGCCCACGTGCTGGAGAACGCGGCCGTTGCGCTGCAATGCCAGGCCGGGTGCGCCGTCAACTTCGGCCATACCGCGCGCACCGTGGACAACGGCATCTACCAGGTGGCCTTCCAGTACAGCGAGGAGGCCGTCGGACGGCGCGCCCTGGAACTCGCCGAGCAGTTGATCGCTGCCGCCCAAGCCGGAGCCGCCTTCGATGCCCACGCCGCCATCACCGAGCTGCGCGACCTCGACGAATCGGAGCGCCTGGGCCCGAGCACCGGCTCCATCGTCGATGCCGCCGTGGCGCGCGGCATTCCCTACCGCCGCCTGACCAGCGGCAGCCTGGTGCAATTCGGCTGGGGCTCGAAGCAGCGCCGCATCCAGGCCGCCGAAGTCGACAGCACCAGCGGCGTGGCCGAGTCGATCGCGCAGGACAAGGAGCTCACCAAGCAGTTGCTCAACGCCGCCGGCGTGCCGGTGCCGCTGGGTCGCCCTGTCGCGAGCGTCGACGACGGCTGGGCCGCCGCGCAAGAGGTCGGCCTGCCAGTGGTGGTGAAGCCGCAGGACGGCAACCAGGGCAAGGGCGTCACCGTCAACATCGGCACGCGCGAGCAGCTCGCCGCCGCCTACGACTCGGCGGCAGCCTACGGCGAGGTGATGGTCGAAAAATTCCTGCCGGGCTTCGACTTCCGCCTGCTGGTGGTCGGCGACAGGCTGGTTGCGGCCGCGCGCCGCGACCCGCCGCAGGTCATCGGCGACGCCCGGCATACCATCCGCGAACTCGTCGATCTGGTCAACCAGGATCCGCGACGCGGCGAAGGGCATGCCACCTCGCTGACCAAGATCCGCCTGGACGACATCGCCATCGGCCGCCTCGAGGCGCAGGGCCTCACGCCCGAGAGCGTGCCGGCGCTGGGCCAGCGCGTGGTGCTGCGCAACAACGCCAACCTGTCGACCGGCGGCACCGCCACCGACGTGACCGACACCGTGCACCCCGAAGTCGCGGCGCGCGCGGTCGATGCGGCCCAGATGGTCGGCCTGCACATCTGCGGCGTCGACATGGTCTGCGAGAACGTGCTGCGCCCGCTGGAGGAACAGCACGGCGGCGTGGTCGAGGTCAATGCGGCGCCCGGCTTGCGCATGCACATCTCGCCCTCTTTCGGCCGTGGGCGTGCGGTCGGCGAGGCGGTGATGGATACGCTTTTCGCGCCCGGCGACGATGGCCGAATCCCGGTCGTGGCCGTGACCGGCACCAACGGCAAGACCACCACCGCGCGCCTGATCAACCACCTGCTTGCCGGCAGCGGCCTGCGCACCGGCATGACCAACACCGACGGCGTGTACGTCGACGGCCGCCAGACCGACAGCGGCGACTGCAGCGGCCCCAAGAGCGCGCGCAACGTCCTGCTGCACCCGGACGTCGATGCCGCCGTGTTCGAGGTCGCGCGCGGCGGCGTGCTGCGCGAAGGGCTCGGCTTCGACCGCTGCCAGGTGGCGGTGGTGACCAACATCGGCAGCGGCGACCACCTGGGCCTGAACTACATCACCACCGTCGAGGACCTGGCGGTGCTCAAGCGTGTGGTCGTGCGCAACGTGGCCCCTCATGGCTATGGGGTGCTGAACGCGGCCGACCCGAACGTCGCCGCAATGGCCGCGAGTTGCCCGGGCCACGTGATCTTCTTCGCCCGCGACCGGCAGCACCCGGTCATGGCCACGCACCGCGCCCAGGGCAAGCGCACCGTCTACGTCGACCAGGACACGCTGGTGGCGGCGGAAGGTTCGTGGCGCGAGCGCATTCCACTGCGCGACGTCCAGATCACGCGCAACGGCAGCATCGGCTTCCAGGTCGACAACGTGATGGCTGCCGTTGCCGCGGCCTGGGCCATCGGGCTCGACTGGGACAGCATCCGCCGCGGCCTGGCGAGCTTCAAGAACGACGCGGCCGGCGTGCCCGGCCGCTTCAACGTCATGGACTACCGCGGCGCCACCGTCATCGCCGACTACGGCCACAACACCGACGCCATGCGCGCACTGGTGGCCGCCGTCGACACCATGCCCGCGAACAAGCGCTCGGTGGTGATCAGCGGCGCCGGCGACCGCCGCGACTGCGACATCCGCGACCAGACCGCCATCCTGGGCCAGGCCTTCGACGAAGTGATCCTCTACCAGGACGCGGCGCAGCGCGGCCGAGCCGACGGCGAGGTCATGGCGCTGCTGCGCCAGGGCCTGGAGGGCGCGACCCGCACTCGCGCCATCGACGAGATCCGCGGCGAGTTCATCGCCATCGACACCGCGCTCGAGCGGCTGCAACCGGGCGACCTGTCGCTGATCCTGGTCGACCAGGTCGAGGAAGCGCTCGCTCACCTCGCCAAGCGCATCGGCGAAGCCTGA
- a CDS encoding ABC transporter ATP-binding protein/permease produces the protein MNDPVRSTSMLATLRRIGALAAPYFRSEDRWKARGLLLTIILLNLGTVYMAVLNNQWFGRFYNALENRDQAVFWRELGFFCWIAFGAITIGILKFYLTQLLQIRWRAWMTRSYLTRWIADRTFYRLELARYAGSDDNQSPDNPDQRIQEDLQLFTDYTVTLSMGLLNAVVTLVSFIGILWGLSGVVDFKVGGSTYEVAGSMVWLAIAYCVIGTVVTHYIGRPLIGTNFRQQRFEADFRHHLVRVREYSEAIALDRGEHVEHAQLEKRFGAVLRNYLTLIRQQKNLVSFTLSFGQAAAVFPFIIAAPRFFGGAFPLGQLMQIVTAFDKVQTQLSWFIDNYDRVAVWRATADRLTSFDDAMRAHAKPDGAMVRDSASSLNVHDLDIALPNGTPLLAKTALSVKPGEHVLLQGPSGSGKSTLFRSFAGIWPFARGKVSMPENAMFIPQRPYVPDGKLRDALAYPQPAGDYSDAQLKLALEDALLPGLASRLDDVDAWSQKLSGGEQQRLAIARVLLKKPAWLFADEATSALDAQAEETLYGRLAEGVRAAGGAMVSIAHRASAAAFHDKRWTLVPQAEGTGARYRLEAA, from the coding sequence ATGAACGATCCCGTCCGCTCCACGAGCATGCTCGCCACGCTGCGCCGCATCGGGGCGCTTGCCGCGCCCTACTTCCGTTCGGAAGACCGATGGAAGGCGCGCGGCCTGCTCCTCACGATCATCCTGCTCAACCTCGGCACGGTCTACATGGCGGTGCTCAACAACCAGTGGTTCGGCCGTTTCTACAACGCGCTCGAGAATCGCGACCAGGCCGTGTTCTGGCGCGAGCTGGGCTTCTTCTGCTGGATCGCCTTCGGCGCCATCACGATCGGCATTCTCAAGTTCTACCTGACCCAACTGCTGCAGATCCGCTGGCGCGCGTGGATGACCCGCAGCTATCTCACACGCTGGATCGCCGACCGCACCTTTTACCGGCTCGAGCTCGCGCGCTACGCGGGGAGCGACGACAACCAATCGCCCGACAACCCCGACCAGCGCATCCAGGAAGACCTGCAACTGTTCACCGACTACACGGTCACGCTGTCGATGGGGCTGCTCAACGCGGTGGTCACGCTGGTGAGCTTCATCGGCATTCTCTGGGGCCTGAGCGGCGTGGTCGACTTCAAGGTAGGCGGCAGCACCTACGAAGTCGCGGGCTCGATGGTCTGGCTTGCCATCGCCTACTGCGTGATCGGCACGGTCGTCACCCATTACATCGGCCGGCCGCTGATCGGCACCAATTTCAGGCAGCAGCGCTTCGAGGCCGATTTCCGCCACCACCTGGTGCGGGTGCGCGAGTACAGCGAGGCGATCGCGCTGGACCGCGGCGAGCACGTCGAGCATGCACAGCTGGAGAAGCGCTTCGGCGCCGTGCTGCGCAACTACCTGACGCTGATCCGGCAGCAGAAGAACCTGGTGTCGTTCACGCTCTCCTTCGGCCAGGCAGCCGCGGTGTTCCCCTTCATCATCGCCGCGCCGCGATTCTTTGGCGGCGCCTTTCCGCTGGGCCAGCTGATGCAGATCGTGACGGCCTTCGACAAGGTGCAGACGCAGCTGAGCTGGTTCATCGACAACTACGACCGTGTCGCCGTGTGGCGCGCGACGGCCGACCGCCTCACCAGCTTCGATGACGCCATGCGCGCCCATGCGAAGCCCGATGGCGCGATGGTGCGCGACAGCGCAAGCTCGCTGAACGTCCACGACCTCGACATCGCACTGCCCAACGGCACGCCGCTGCTTGCGAAGACCGCCCTCAGCGTCAAGCCGGGCGAGCACGTGCTGCTGCAGGGGCCCTCGGGCAGCGGCAAGTCGACGCTGTTCCGTTCCTTCGCCGGCATCTGGCCGTTCGCGCGCGGCAAGGTGTCCATGCCCGAAAACGCCATGTTCATTCCGCAGCGGCCCTATGTGCCTGACGGCAAGCTGCGCGACGCGCTGGCCTATCCGCAGCCGGCGGGTGACTACAGCGATGCGCAGCTGAAGCTGGCCCTGGAAGACGCATTGCTGCCGGGGCTCGCCTCCCGGCTCGACGACGTCGATGCCTGGAGCCAGAAGCTCTCCGGCGGCGAGCAGCAGCGGCTGGCGATCGCGCGCGTGCTGCTCAAGAAACCGGCCTGGCTGTTCGCCGACGAGGCAACCAGCGCGCTCGATGCACAGGCCGAGGAGACGCTCTACGGACGTTTGGCGGAAGGCGTGCGCGCGGCAGGCGGAGCCATGGTGTCGATCGCGCATCGCGCCTCGGCCGCAGCCTTCCACGACAAGCGCTGGACCCTGGTGCCCCAAGCTGAAGGCACGGGCGCGCGCTACCGGCTGGAGGCGGCGTAG
- a CDS encoding cyanophycin synthetase: MTRFDDIRLLRVNYLRGPNLWTYRPVLEVWLDLGALEDYPSNRIEGFTERLTGLLPALVEHHCGVGERGGFIQRLTEGTWAGHVLEHVVIELLNLAGMPTGFGQTRSTSQHGVYRMVFRARDEQVARVALAEGHRLLMATINDAPFDAADVQHAVDAVKAKVEDCYLGPSTACIVSAAADRGIPHMRLNSGNLVQLGYGANQQRIWTAETDYTSAIGESIASDKELTKTLLSGCGVPVPEGQVVASAQEAWEAAEDIGLPVVVKPSDANHGRGVSLELNTREEVEAAFAVAEPEGSDVMVERFIRGHEHRLLVVGGQVVAAARGEIITVTADGQASVAQLIDSQLNSDPRRGAEEEFPLDVLDVRTDLKLQLELKRQGLDAAAVPAAGRVITIQRNGNMAIDCTDQVHPEVAHAAVLAARVVGLDIAGVDLVAQDIARPLAAQGGAIVEVNAGPGLLMHLKPAVGSPRPVGRAICDHLFPDEAPGRIPVVGVAGSRGTAVLARLVGWLVSLGGRHTGLACGDGLFLERRRVDARDSANFDAGRRLLMNRAVQAVVIENGAGTILRDGLAYDRCEVGIVTDLEGAEKLAEFDIADSDQMVKVLRTQVDVVLPEGTAVLNAADMRVAGLAPLCDGAVILYSADPQAEALLKHQQAGGKAVLVRQDRVVLANGSSESFLPGLGRLTIWRATHAGVDLESLLAAVAAAWALGIPLSLIGAGVEAFEADLQAALASLQLSQTLLSPEQQMA; encoded by the coding sequence ATGACCCGTTTCGACGACATCCGCCTCCTGCGTGTCAACTACCTGCGGGGTCCGAACCTCTGGACCTACCGGCCCGTGCTGGAAGTCTGGCTCGACCTCGGCGCGCTGGAGGACTACCCCTCCAACCGGATCGAAGGCTTCACCGAGCGCCTGACCGGCCTGCTCCCGGCGCTTGTCGAACACCACTGCGGTGTCGGCGAGCGCGGCGGCTTCATCCAGCGCCTCACCGAAGGCACCTGGGCCGGCCACGTGCTCGAACACGTGGTGATCGAGCTGCTCAACCTGGCCGGCATGCCCACCGGCTTCGGCCAGACCCGCAGCACCTCGCAGCACGGCGTCTACCGGATGGTGTTCCGGGCGCGCGACGAACAGGTCGCCCGCGTCGCACTGGCCGAGGGCCACCGCCTGCTGATGGCGACCATCAACGACGCCCCCTTCGATGCTGCCGACGTGCAGCACGCGGTCGACGCCGTCAAGGCCAAGGTCGAGGACTGCTACCTCGGCCCGAGCACGGCCTGCATCGTCAGCGCCGCCGCCGACCGCGGCATCCCGCACATGCGCCTGAACAGCGGCAACCTGGTGCAGCTCGGCTACGGCGCCAATCAGCAGCGCATCTGGACCGCGGAAACCGACTACACCAGCGCGATCGGCGAATCCATCGCCAGCGACAAGGAGCTCACCAAGACGCTGCTGTCCGGCTGCGGCGTGCCGGTGCCCGAAGGCCAGGTGGTCGCCAGCGCCCAGGAGGCCTGGGAAGCCGCCGAGGACATCGGCCTGCCGGTCGTGGTCAAGCCTTCCGATGCCAACCATGGCCGCGGCGTCTCGCTGGAGCTGAACACGCGCGAGGAGGTCGAAGCCGCCTTCGCCGTTGCCGAGCCGGAGGGCAGCGACGTGATGGTCGAGCGCTTCATCCGCGGCCATGAGCACCGTCTGCTGGTGGTGGGCGGCCAGGTCGTCGCCGCCGCCCGCGGCGAGATCATCACCGTGACGGCCGACGGCCAGGCCAGCGTCGCCCAGCTGATCGACAGCCAGCTCAACAGCGACCCGCGGCGAGGCGCCGAGGAAGAATTCCCGCTCGATGTGCTGGATGTCCGAACCGACCTCAAGCTGCAGCTCGAGCTCAAGCGCCAGGGCCTGGACGCGGCTGCCGTGCCCGCGGCCGGCCGGGTCATTACCATCCAGCGCAACGGCAACATGGCGATCGACTGCACCGACCAGGTTCATCCCGAAGTCGCGCATGCCGCCGTGCTGGCTGCGCGGGTGGTGGGCCTGGACATCGCCGGCGTCGACCTGGTGGCTCAAGACATCGCGCGCCCCCTGGCGGCGCAGGGCGGCGCCATCGTCGAGGTCAACGCAGGCCCCGGCCTGCTGATGCACCTGAAGCCCGCCGTGGGCTCGCCACGGCCGGTGGGCCGCGCGATCTGCGACCACCTCTTTCCCGACGAAGCGCCCGGCCGCATCCCCGTGGTGGGCGTGGCCGGCTCGCGCGGCACCGCGGTGCTGGCGCGCCTGGTCGGCTGGCTGGTGAGCCTGGGCGGCCGCCACACCGGCCTGGCTTGCGGCGACGGCTTGTTCCTCGAGCGCCGACGCGTCGATGCGCGCGACAGCGCCAACTTCGACGCCGGCCGCCGCCTGCTGATGAACCGCGCGGTCCAGGCCGTGGTGATCGAGAACGGCGCGGGCACCATCCTGCGCGACGGCCTGGCCTACGACCGCTGCGAAGTCGGCATCGTGACCGACCTCGAGGGCGCCGAGAAGCTGGCCGAGTTCGACATCGCCGACAGCGACCAGATGGTCAAGGTGCTGCGCACCCAGGTCGACGTGGTCCTGCCCGAAGGCACGGCCGTGCTCAACGCGGCGGACATGCGCGTTGCCGGCCTGGCGCCGCTGTGCGACGGCGCCGTGATCCTGTATTCGGCCGATCCGCAGGCCGAGGCGCTGCTCAAGCACCAGCAGGCCGGCGGCAAGGCCGTGCTGGTGCGACAAGACCGGGTGGTGCTGGCCAACGGCAGCAGCGAATCATTCCTGCCCGGACTGGGACGCCTCACCATCTGGCGCGCCACCCATGCCGGCGTCGACCTCGAAAGCCTGCTGGCCGCCGTCGCCGCTGCGTGGGCCCTGGGCATTCCGCTGAGCCTCATCGGTGCAGGCGTCGAAGCCTTCGAAGCCGACCTGCAGGCCGCGCTCGCCTCGCTGCAGCTGTCGCAGACCCTTCTTTCGCCCGAACAACAAATGGCCTGA
- the queC gene encoding 7-cyano-7-deazaguanine synthase QueC gives MHTTALVLFSGGQDSTTCLAEALCKYERVETIGFDYGQRHIVELDARRTVLAHLRERFPYWAPRLGEDHLVNVDVLGRISESSLTQDIAFEMQASGLPNTFVPGRNLLFLTLAGALAYRRGLEVIVTGVCETDFSGYPDCRDDTMKAMQLALSLGMDRRFVIETPLMWIDKAATWAMAHRLGGRPLVDLIVEDTHTCYLGDRGQRQAWGYGCGHCPACELRARGWERYAASSR, from the coding sequence ATGCACACCACCGCACTCGTCCTCTTCTCCGGCGGCCAGGATTCCACCACCTGCCTGGCCGAGGCGCTCTGCAAATACGAGCGCGTCGAGACCATCGGCTTCGACTACGGGCAGCGCCACATCGTCGAGCTCGATGCGCGCCGTACCGTGCTCGCGCACCTTCGTGAGCGCTTCCCGTATTGGGCGCCGAGGCTGGGCGAGGACCACCTGGTGAATGTCGACGTGCTGGGCCGGATCAGCGAGTCCTCCCTGACGCAGGACATCGCCTTCGAGATGCAGGCCAGCGGCCTGCCGAACACCTTCGTGCCGGGGCGCAACCTGCTGTTCCTCACGCTGGCCGGCGCGCTGGCCTACCGGCGCGGGCTGGAGGTGATCGTCACCGGCGTCTGCGAGACCGACTTTTCGGGCTACCCCGACTGCCGCGACGACACCATGAAGGCGATGCAGCTCGCGCTGTCCCTGGGCATGGACCGGCGCTTCGTGATCGAGACGCCGCTGATGTGGATCGACAAGGCCGCGACCTGGGCTATGGCACACCGGCTGGGCGGGCGGCCGCTCGTCGACCTGATCGTCGAGGACACCCACACCTGTTACCTGGGCGACCGCGGCCAGCGCCAGGCCTGGGGCTATGGCTGCGGCCACTGCCCGGCCTGCGAGCTGCGCGCCCGAGGCTGGGAACGCTACGCCGCCTCCAGCCGGTAG
- a CDS encoding cyanophycin metabolism-associated DUF1854 family protein, protein MSASFKLERNAFGHLVLIEAEGVRHVGVVPVRAFPLSAPDEGLSLVGSEGRELLWIDRLADLPEPARALLAEDLAARDFAPTLLKLHKVSTFGVPSTWTVSTDRGDVQFVLKAEEDIRRLDGGALLIASAHGLQFRIPDVKALDRASRKLLERFL, encoded by the coding sequence ATGAGCGCGAGTTTCAAGCTGGAACGCAATGCCTTCGGCCACCTGGTGCTGATCGAGGCCGAAGGTGTCCGTCACGTGGGCGTGGTGCCGGTGCGCGCCTTTCCGTTGAGCGCGCCGGACGAGGGCCTGTCGCTGGTCGGCAGCGAAGGCCGCGAGTTGCTGTGGATCGACCGGCTCGCCGACCTGCCCGAGCCCGCCCGCGCGCTGCTCGCCGAAGACCTCGCCGCCCGCGACTTTGCGCCCACGCTGCTGAAGCTGCACAAGGTGTCGACTTTCGGCGTGCCGAGCACGTGGACCGTGAGCACCGACCGCGGCGACGTCCAGTTCGTGCTCAAGGCCGAGGAAGACATCCGCCGGCTGGATGGCGGCGCACTGCTGATCGCAAGCGCGCATGGGTTGCAGTTCCGCATTCCGGATGTGAAGGCGCTGGACCGGGCTTCGCGCAAGCTGCTGGAACGCTTCCTGTAG